A window of the bacterium genome harbors these coding sequences:
- a CDS encoding NUDIX domain-containing protein translates to MSDNKELLDIVNKNGEVINSLPRSEIHGDPAFIHRVVHLLVFNTNGDLFLQKRSINKDVAPGRWDTSVGGHITHGETIEDALKRESKEELGIKNCSPRFLYKYIHSNPYETELVFTYSCIYDKKISFNKKEIDEIKAWSIKEIKNNLKKGIFSDNFEDEFGRYLSFRSGKS, encoded by the coding sequence ATGTCGGATAATAAAGAACTTTTGGATATAGTTAATAAGAATGGAGAAGTAATAAACAGTCTCCCGAGATCGGAAATTCACGGCGATCCGGCTTTTATTCACAGGGTTGTCCACCTGCTTGTTTTTAACACAAATGGCGATTTGTTTTTACAGAAGCGCTCAATTAATAAAGATGTGGCGCCGGGCAGGTGGGACACGTCCGTCGGCGGGCATATAACCCATGGTGAAACAATAGAGGACGCTTTGAAACGTGAATCAAAAGAAGAGCTTGGAATTAAAAATTGCAGTCCGAGGTTTTTGTATAAATATATTCATTCGAATCCCTATGAAACAGAACTTGTTTTTACTTATTCATGCATTTATGATAAAAAAATAAGCTTTAACAAAAAGGAAATTGACGAAATCAAGGCATGGAGTATCAAAGAAATCAAAAATAACCTTAAAAAAGGAATTTTTAGCGATAATTTTGAAGACGAGTTCGGAAGATATTTGAGTTTTAGAAGCGGAAAGAGCTAA
- a CDS encoding NifU family protein, which yields MKEKIEVALNKIRPMLKADGGNVELVEVDKNGVVKLRLTGACGCCPMSQMTLKNGVEKILKQEVPEVKGVVAV from the coding sequence ATGAAAGAAAAAATCGAAGTTGCTCTGAATAAAATAAGGCCTATGCTTAAAGCTGACGGCGGGAATGTAGAACTTGTGGAAGTCGACAAAAACGGCGTGGTCAAATTAAGATTAACCGGCGCGTGCGGGTGCTGTCCCATGAGCCAGATGACCCTTAAAAACGGCGTCGAGAAAATATTAAAACAGGAAGTCCCGGAAGTAAAGGGAGTAGTCGCTGTTTAG